In Gloeocapsa sp. DLM2.Bin57, a genomic segment contains:
- a CDS encoding thioredoxin family protein: MNLIKFLIVILCCFCLIQSPVSAGINDDNYDGNIYILYAGNGSLVPPRLTLAQTLEREMPAVLVFYVDDSSDCKQYSIVVSRIQEFYGRAASIIPVTVDALPLKANYSPSEPGYYYQGGVPQTVILDQQGKVVFNAQGQIPYEEVDDVLRKVFDLLPRSESVQLKRRSFNEFNTELTN, encoded by the coding sequence ATGAATTTAATCAAGTTTTTAATTGTCATCCTCTGTTGTTTTTGTTTGATACAATCACCTGTATCTGCAGGTATCAATGATGATAACTATGATGGGAATATCTATATTCTCTACGCGGGTAATGGTTCTTTAGTACCTCCTCGCTTGACTTTAGCTCAAACTCTAGAAAGGGAAATGCCCGCAGTGCTAGTATTCTACGTAGATGATAGTAGCGATTGCAAACAATATTCTATAGTAGTCTCAAGAATACAAGAATTTTATGGTAGAGCAGCTAGCATCATTCCTGTAACCGTAGATGCCCTACCCCTAAAAGCTAACTATAGTCCCTCTGAACCAGGCTATTATTATCAAGGAGGAGTCCCTCAAACAGTAATACTTGATCAACAAGGTAAAGTAGTCTTCAACGCCCAAGGACAAATACCCTATGAAGAGGTAGATGATGTGCTTAGGAAAGTATTTGATTTACTACCTCGCTCCGAATCGGTACAATTAAAGCGTCGCTCATTTAATGAGTTTAATACCGAATTGACTAATTAA
- the psbD gene encoding photosystem II D2 protein (photosystem q(a) protein) encodes MTIAVGRVSQERGWFDSVDDWLKRDRFVFIGWSGILLFPCAYMALGGWLTGTTFVTSWYTHGLASSYLEGCNFLTVAVSTPADSMGHSLLFLWGPEANWNFTRWCQLGGLWPFVALHGAFGLIGFMLRQFEIARLVGIRPYNAIAFSGPIAVFVSVFLMYPLGQSSWFFAPSFGVAGIFRFILFFQGFHNWTLNPFHMMGVAGILGGALLCAIHGATVENTLFEDSDQADTFRAFSPTQAEETYSMVTANRFWSQIFGIAFSNKRWLHFFMLFVPVTGLWMSAVGVVGLGLNLRAYDFVSQEIRAAEDPEFETFYTKNILLNEGLRAWMAPFDQPHEQFVFPEEVLPRGNAL; translated from the coding sequence AAAACGCGATCGCTTCGTATTTATCGGTTGGTCGGGAATATTACTCTTCCCCTGTGCTTATATGGCTCTAGGTGGTTGGTTAACCGGAACAACATTTGTGACATCATGGTACACCCACGGTTTAGCAAGCTCCTACCTCGAAGGTTGTAACTTCTTAACCGTAGCGGTATCGACTCCCGCAGACAGCATGGGACATTCTTTATTGTTCCTTTGGGGACCTGAAGCTAACTGGAACTTCACCCGTTGGTGTCAATTAGGAGGATTATGGCCCTTTGTCGCCCTTCACGGCGCATTTGGACTAATCGGCTTCATGTTACGTCAGTTTGAAATCGCTCGTCTAGTAGGTATTCGTCCCTACAACGCGATCGCCTTCAGCGGACCTATCGCCGTATTCGTCAGCGTCTTCTTAATGTACCCTCTAGGACAATCTAGCTGGTTTTTTGCGCCTAGCTTCGGAGTAGCAGGAATCTTCCGCTTTATCCTCTTCTTCCAAGGTTTCCACAACTGGACCTTAAATCCCTTCCACATGATGGGAGTAGCAGGTATCCTCGGTGGAGCATTACTCTGCGCCATTCATGGAGCAACAGTAGAAAACACCTTGTTTGAAGATAGCGATCAAGCTGATACCTTCCGCGCTTTCAGCCCTACTCAAGCAGAAGAAACCTACTCCATGGTAACTGCGAACCGCTTCTGGTCTCAAATCTTTGGTATCGCTTTCTCTAACAAACGCTGGTTACACTTCTTCATGTTGTTTGTCCCAGTAACTGGATTATGGATGAGTGCGGTAGGAGTAGTAGGATTAGGATTAAACCTAAGAGCCTATGACTTCGTATCCCAAGAAATCAGAGCAGCAGAAGATCCCGAGTTTGAAACCTTTTATACCAAAAACATCTTACTAAACGAAGGTCTAAGAGCTTGGATGGCTCCATTTGACCAACCCCACGAACAATTTGTCTTCCCTGAAGAAGTTCTACCTCGTGGTAACGCTCTGTAA